In a genomic window of Polycladomyces abyssicola:
- the dnaA gene encoding chromosomal replication initiator protein DnaA produces the protein METHYQQLWDRALQYIQEKLSKPSYETWLKSTEAVDYRDQTLIIAAPNEFARDWLESRYSNLVRETLREVTGSVIGVQFVTHSSKANDDNDTVSPTNEPGEMDDSPKTMLNPRYTFDTFVIGSGNRFAHAASLAVAEAPAKAYNPLFIYGGVGLGKTHLMHAIGHYVLSHNPGSNVVYLSSEKFTNEFINSIRDNKTVDFRNKYRNVDVLLIDDIQFLAGKEQTQEEFFHTFNALHEESKQIVISSDRPPKEIPTLEDRLRSRFEWGLITDIQPPDLETRIAILRKKAIADNLNIPNEVLIFIANRVDTNIRELEGALIRVVAYSALMSKPITAELAEEALKDLVTQSGPRAITIRDIQQVVSDYYRLDLEDLKGKKRTKSVAFPRQIAMYLSREMTDYSLPKIGEEFGGRDHTTVIHAHEKIAKIVESDPHLQQAIEELKSRIRQRTT, from the coding sequence ATGGAAACGCATTATCAACAGCTATGGGATCGTGCTTTGCAGTACATCCAGGAAAAGCTGAGCAAACCCAGTTATGAAACATGGTTGAAATCCACAGAGGCTGTGGATTACCGGGATCAGACGCTGATCATCGCCGCGCCGAACGAATTTGCCCGCGACTGGTTGGAATCCCGTTACTCCAATTTGGTGCGAGAAACTTTGCGGGAAGTAACGGGGTCGGTAATCGGCGTGCAGTTCGTCACACACTCGTCGAAAGCGAATGACGACAATGATACCGTCTCGCCGACGAACGAGCCGGGGGAAATGGACGATTCACCCAAAACGATGCTCAATCCCCGGTATACGTTTGACACGTTCGTGATCGGCTCGGGCAACCGGTTCGCACATGCGGCTTCACTTGCAGTGGCAGAAGCACCCGCCAAAGCGTACAATCCCCTGTTTATTTACGGTGGCGTCGGGTTGGGCAAAACACACCTGATGCACGCAATCGGGCATTATGTATTGAGTCATAATCCGGGCAGCAATGTGGTGTATCTGTCATCCGAGAAATTCACCAATGAATTCATCAACTCGATCCGAGACAACAAAACGGTGGATTTCCGGAACAAATACCGCAATGTAGACGTGTTGCTGATCGACGACATCCAATTTCTCGCGGGCAAGGAACAGACACAGGAAGAGTTTTTCCACACTTTCAATGCGTTGCATGAGGAAAGCAAACAGATCGTCATTTCCAGCGATCGGCCGCCCAAGGAGATTCCCACATTAGAAGATCGGCTCCGTTCCCGGTTTGAATGGGGGCTGATCACGGACATTCAGCCTCCCGATCTGGAGACGCGAATCGCCATTCTGCGCAAAAAAGCGATTGCGGACAACCTCAACATTCCCAATGAAGTGTTGATTTTCATCGCTAACCGGGTCGACACCAACATTCGGGAGCTGGAAGGGGCATTGATCCGCGTCGTCGCATACTCCGCGTTGATGAGCAAACCGATTACGGCCGAACTGGCGGAAGAAGCGCTCAAGGACTTGGTCACGCAATCCGGACCGCGGGCGATCACGATTCGGGACATACAACAAGTGGTCAGTGATTATTACCGGTTGGATCTGGAGGATCTCAAAGGGAAAAAACGGACGAAAAGCGTCGCGTTCCCCCGACAGATCGCCATGTACCTATCCAGGGAAATGACCGATTATTCTCTGCCGAAAATCGGGGAAGAGTTCGGTGGCAGGGATCATACAACGGTGATTCATGCTCATGAAAAGATCGCCAAGATCGTCGAAAGCGATCCCCATCTGCAACAGGCGATCGAAGAGTTGAAAAGCCGTATCCGTCAGCGGACGACCTAA
- the dnaN gene encoding DNA polymerase III subunit beta, which produces MKFRVQRAALVEAVSQVSKAVSQKTTIPILTGIKVSAEDTGLTLTGMNSDLTIQVRIPHRVDDKEQVNVERIGNIVLPGRILGDIVRKLPGDEVEWTVDRLITTIRSGQAQFQLNGLDAEEYPRLPQLEEHQTFSMQADLLKSMIRQTGFAVSTQEARGVLTGVLCQLKQGRLIFVATDSHRLSRREAEVEADPELDLHNVVIPGKSLSELAKILADQDGWVDVVVADNQILVKADNLLFFSRLLEGNYPDTNRVIPQGGISEMVTSTREMLESVERASLISRDGRDNVIKWTVKAEGHVEVTSAAQDVGVATEEVPAKVSGEELTISFNARYMIEALRAVDSEEIRITFTGTMTPFVIQPADREDALHLIVPIRTR; this is translated from the coding sequence ATGAAATTTCGCGTACAACGCGCGGCATTGGTGGAAGCCGTGTCCCAAGTGTCCAAAGCGGTATCGCAAAAAACAACGATCCCCATATTGACGGGGATCAAAGTCTCGGCTGAAGACACAGGTTTGACGTTGACCGGGATGAACTCCGATCTGACGATTCAAGTACGAATTCCCCACCGGGTGGATGATAAAGAACAAGTAAATGTGGAAAGAATAGGAAATATCGTCTTACCCGGACGCATTTTGGGAGACATCGTACGCAAATTGCCAGGTGATGAAGTGGAGTGGACGGTAGATCGTTTGATCACCACAATTCGTTCGGGTCAGGCCCAGTTCCAGCTGAACGGACTGGATGCCGAAGAATACCCGCGTCTGCCGCAACTGGAGGAACATCAAACTTTCAGCATGCAGGCGGATCTGTTGAAATCGATGATCCGGCAAACCGGTTTTGCCGTTTCAACACAAGAGGCTCGGGGCGTGTTGACGGGGGTGCTGTGTCAGCTGAAACAAGGACGCCTCATCTTCGTCGCGACCGACAGTCACCGACTCTCCCGCCGGGAAGCCGAAGTGGAAGCAGATCCGGAGCTGGATTTGCACAATGTCGTCATCCCCGGCAAAAGCTTGTCAGAGCTGGCCAAGATTTTGGCAGATCAGGACGGTTGGGTGGATGTAGTCGTCGCTGACAATCAAATCCTGGTCAAAGCGGACAATCTGCTGTTCTTCTCTCGACTGCTAGAAGGAAATTATCCGGATACCAACCGGGTCATTCCCCAAGGCGGCATCTCGGAGATGGTCACTTCCACCCGCGAAATGCTGGAATCAGTGGAGCGTGCCTCATTAATTAGTCGGGATGGACGCGACAATGTGATAAAATGGACTGTGAAAGCCGAAGGGCATGTGGAAGTCACTTCGGCCGCACAGGATGTCGGTGTGGCGACAGAAGAGGTTCCCGCCAAGGTGAGCGGAGAAGAACTGACCATCTCGTTTAACGCCCGATACATGATAGAGGCGCTTCGGGCGGTGGACAGCGAAGAGATCCGCATCACCTTTACGGGAACGATGACACCGTTCGTCATCCAACCGGCCGACCGTGAGGACGCCCTTCATTTGATTGTTCCGATCCGCACGCGTTAG
- the yaaA gene encoding S4 domain-containing protein YaaA, with protein MQIVKIDTPYITLGQLLKVLDVIQTGGQAKWFLAEHVVKVNGEEEDRRGRKIYPQDIVEIDGLEPVRVVAD; from the coding sequence GTGCAAATCGTCAAGATCGATACCCCCTATATCACGCTTGGTCAATTGCTCAAAGTGCTGGATGTGATTCAGACCGGCGGGCAGGCCAAATGGTTTCTCGCCGAACACGTCGTGAAAGTGAACGGCGAAGAGGAGGACCGCCGCGGACGCAAAATCTATCCACAGGACATTGTGGAAATCGACGGGCTGGAGCCGGTGCGCGTGGTGGCGGACTGA
- the recF gene encoding DNA replication/repair protein RecF (All proteins in this family for which functions are known are DNA-binding proteins that assist the filamentation of RecA onto DNA for the initiation of recombination or recombinational repair.) → MRVQRLELRHYRNIDHLDLTCPGELHLFIGPNAQGKTNILESLYVLALGKSHRARSHKELIQWNQPFAQLNARVMRGEGMQRLEIRLTEQGKKASRNGVEQRRLSEYIGTLTAVLFAPEDLALVKGSPQVRRRFLDMEIGQVSPAYVHHLSQYNKLMVQRNHLLKDLFRNRGQLPLLEVLDHQLAQAAAVVWKKRAMFIGRLAVWAEEIHRAITQGQERLQLRYCPSIPVGPEEEESVLAERLVRQLEKVREKEIARGSTSIGPHRDDLQLAVGDTDLHTYGSQGQQRTAALSLKLAEIELIRQETGHYPILLLDDVLSELDDSRKTHLLEAIRGKVQTFVTATGLEGIGSDTLARAQVYAVKQGTISEWR, encoded by the coding sequence TTGCGCGTACAACGTTTGGAACTTCGCCATTATCGCAACATCGACCACCTCGACTTGACGTGTCCGGGGGAACTCCACCTCTTCATCGGTCCCAATGCACAGGGGAAAACCAACATTTTGGAATCCCTTTACGTACTGGCTTTGGGCAAGTCGCACCGTGCGCGTTCCCACAAGGAATTGATCCAGTGGAATCAACCGTTTGCCCAACTGAATGCGCGCGTCATGCGCGGCGAAGGAATGCAGCGGCTGGAAATCCGCTTGACGGAGCAGGGGAAAAAGGCGAGTCGAAACGGCGTGGAGCAACGCCGGCTGTCCGAGTACATCGGCACATTGACGGCGGTGCTGTTTGCCCCGGAGGATTTGGCGTTGGTCAAGGGAAGCCCGCAGGTTCGCCGAAGGTTCCTGGACATGGAAATCGGTCAGGTCAGCCCCGCTTATGTGCATCACTTGTCGCAATACAACAAACTGATGGTCCAGCGGAACCATCTGCTCAAAGATTTGTTTCGCAACCGTGGCCAACTCCCGCTGTTGGAAGTGTTGGACCATCAACTCGCACAAGCTGCTGCCGTCGTATGGAAGAAGCGGGCCATGTTTATCGGGCGGTTGGCCGTTTGGGCAGAAGAAATCCACCGGGCCATCACCCAAGGGCAGGAACGGCTGCAACTCCGGTATTGCCCCTCCATTCCCGTCGGGCCCGAAGAGGAGGAATCCGTGCTGGCCGAACGTTTGGTCCGTCAATTGGAAAAGGTGCGTGAAAAGGAAATTGCCCGGGGCAGCACATCGATCGGACCGCACCGGGACGACCTGCAACTTGCGGTCGGCGATACGGACCTTCATACATACGGTTCCCAAGGACAACAGCGAACGGCCGCGCTTTCGCTCAAACTGGCGGAGATCGAACTGATTCGACAGGAAACCGGTCATTATCCCATTCTTCTTTTGGATGATGTCCTGTCCGAATTGGACGATAGCCGCAAAACGCACCTGTTGGAGGCGATCCGTGGAAAGGTGCAGACATTTGTCACCGCGACCGGCTTGGAAGGTATCGGCTCCGACACATTGGCACGGGCGCAAGTATACGCGGTCAAGCAGGGAACCATTTCCGAATGGAGGTGA
- the remB gene encoding extracellular matrix regulator RemB yields the protein MYIHLGGNKMIRSTEVVAILDAGTRRAPHSLTPFLEAAQASGRMETISHEEVKSYVVTKEAIYPSPISSTTLMKRAQPPRNGSHRSS from the coding sequence GTGTATATTCACTTGGGTGGCAACAAGATGATTCGCTCCACCGAGGTGGTGGCCATCTTGGATGCAGGTACGCGCCGAGCCCCCCATTCGCTTACGCCGTTTTTGGAGGCGGCACAGGCCAGCGGACGCATGGAAACCATCTCGCATGAAGAGGTCAAATCCTATGTGGTGACGAAAGAGGCAATCTACCCCTCGCCGATCTCGTCGACCACACTGATGAAACGGGCACAACCGCCCCGAAACGGTTCTCATCGATCATCTTGA